The genome window TGGGGCTCTAATTCTATCCCCTGAGCTTGGGGTTCTCTCATTTGAAGTTAGCATGAGGCCTCATCATATTACATGGTAAGCAGTTAAATCTCCCAATTTAACATGTGGTTGGAGACTAGAACCCAGGTTTCTGATATCTGTGTCTTTCGACTCCCGTTTTGAATGCATCCAACACCACTTCACTACTCCGCCCATGATTTAGTTAACTGTTGCTGCAAAACAAACCACCCTAACACTTAATGGCTATGGTTTGTTATTCCTCACAAGTCTGTGGGTTAGCATGGTAGTTCTTCCTTTGGTTTCCCCTGGGCTCACTCATGTGGGTGCATTGAGCTGGAGGGTCATCTGGGAACTGCGCCCAGATAGAATGGCTGAGTAGCTAGGCCTCCGCTTGGCTTTTTCATGGCATGGTCACCTCAGGGCAGCTTTTCTGAGAAGGCAATCCCCATGCATAAATGCTTATCAAGACCCTGcttgtgagggacttccctggtggcacagtggttaagaatccacctgccaatgcaggggaaatgggttcgatccctggtccaggaaggtcccacatgacgtggagcaactaagcccgggtgccacaactactgagcctgtgctcgagagcccacgaaccacaaacTACTgatactgaagcccgagcgctctagggcctgtgctccgcaacaagagaagccactgcaatgagaatcccgcgcaccgcaacagagagtagcccgtgcttgccacaactagagaaagcccgcgtgcagcaacgaagacccaacacaaccaaaataaataaatatatatatatattttttaatttaaaaaaaagagttaatgattgggaaatgtgaagatgtagaaacaaagaatagctggTTGAGGAGCTAgtaacaatttagactataaTTCTGTCACATTGCAGAATCaccaaactcccagttccctgaaagatataGGTAAAGTcctgacacacattcctaagttgtttttacaggCAAGGTAGCCCCTCCAGATGAAAACCGCTAACCACAAGAACATGGACCCtagactggttgaaaccagaaggttgatgatgcttaAAATTTCACCTTTATGCCAACCAATCCGAGAATTGTCCATGAGCTAATCAtgccctgctccttgaacactaTAAAACACCTCACTGACCTCTCCGGGGTGGGCACGGTCCTTGAGGCACTAGCGTGctgtgttccctctttgcctggcaaagaaataaagctactccttctctttcctccaaaCTCCGTCTCCATATTTCTATTTGACATCGGTGCACAGAGAGCCAGGATTTTGGCAGCAATAAGAACCTGAGAACTGCTAGAAAAGAGAAAGTGGATTCAAGGAAGGTAGTTGACAATTACTGTGAGCATTCTCCCTTCTGTAAGGCCTAACTTCCTTATTACTATGTAGCACCATTGAGTGCATTAATCTTTCATAGATTCTCCAATATCCCTTCCTTCGTTTCATGTGATATTACTCAGCTGGATTTTATCCCTCATAGCCCAGTGTTAGAGAATAACAATAGCTATCATATATTGAATACTGGGGTGAAACTGAAGAGACAAGCTGACAGGACCCGTCTCCCCAGCAATCAAGTATTTTACATACGTGAATCCTATGAAGCAAGGTAATAGAAacctcattttattgatgagaaaaccaagactcaAAAAGattcagcagggcttccctggtggtgcagtggttgagagtctgcctgccgatgcaggggacacgggttcgtgccccggtccgggaagatcccacatgccacggagcagctaggcctgtgagccgtggccgctgagcctgcacgtccggagcctgtgctctgcaacgggagaggccacaacagtgagaggcccacataccacaaaaaacaaaaaacaaaacaaacaaacaaaaaagattcaGCAAACAgcttaaagtcacacagccacTAAGTTGTAGAGATGAAACAAGTCCAAGTCTTTAGGCTCCATAGACTCTGCTCTTTTCATTATATTACACTGTCTCAACTCAGCAAAACATGTTTAATTTAATTAGACTATTCATTTGTATtagtattttattaatgttttcccTTTGATCGAGGGAACTTTAGGAATGGGAGAGAAACTGCTCAAATTTTCTACTTCCTTTCGTGTTTCCTAGGAAGTggcttagaaaaaaatattttaaatctatctCTTCCACAAATGAGCTAGactattctatttttagtaaATGATTTATAGCTAGTTGTGGTTTTAGTTACACTCCTGGCTGTTTTCTACATATCTTCTCCTTCAAATTATGTAATAGCTCATGTTTACTTATTTTAGCTGTATGTTACTGTGTGgctagttcttttttaaaaatgcagaattattTGAATTTAGTCTTTTAAGTTGTGGTGACATTTGCATTGTTGTCTATGTAAATAGTGCTCTCTGGAGTCCTGAAGTCCAGACCTGTTTGCAGCAGCTTAGTTAAAATCTAACTCCAAGGGGAATGTACAGTGGGTGAGGGGATGTTATTTGTTTCCTCCCAAACTCTAAATATGTGGTCTTGATGGTCCTCTAGTCATTTCCTGTTTGGGTGATACCTAGAAAAGAGATCAAGTTCAGGGTCATCCGCTcatttccctttgctgtgcagttTGAGTGGTATGTCCTACTCTAGGAAGAGTCTAAATTTAGAATAACCTTTGGGGGCTTCCTTGATTGGGACAGAGCTGAAATTATGAGTTGTCTATAGCAATGTAGATTCCTAGGATCAGTGGTCATGATTCTGAGGTGGTGCTTTAAGTTTCTTAACCTAGAAATGCCACCAGGGATGGGAACGAAGTCACCTAGATCTACCTTCAAATTTCAGATATAGTTAAAGTTAGAGAAAGTTTCTTAGTTATAGAAGAGAAACATTTTAGTATGAAGTAGATTTAACCAAATCTTCCACAAAATCTAGGGAAATGTagtttaattgtattttaaattaactacTTGAATTGGAATTCTGTATTTTTGACCCAGATGgaaatttctcttaatttctaGATGGTAATCAGCTGTAAATCttcaatagatttaaaaaatcaatcttttTAACAATTTTGCAATTGTTTAAAAGTTTAGTCTGGCCTCCCAACAAgcatttccccttctttctttcctaaaagaaagaatgagagtcTCATTTTTCACCCCTTCTCTATGCAACTCATATCTTCAGTTCCAGGTCCAAGTCAGTCATGGTGGCCCTGTTTCCCTTGCAATGATATGTCTAGATATGGACTGGCCAATGAACCATGTGGGAAAGTCTATCCAGGACATCCAAGAAATGTTTCTTCATTCTTATAAAGAGTGAAAATAAGAGAGAATCTCCTTCTGCACATTGTCATGTTTGAATGTGATGCCTGGAActgcagcagccattttgtgaccTCAAGGGAAACTGACTTTAATGTCAAGCCCACCAGTTCAGGATGGCAGAATAGAAAGACGAAAAGGATTTAGGTCCTTGGTTATGAAGTTATGAAGCTACTCAATTAACCAATCCTGGAGCAGCCCTACCACTGAACTTCTTGTTATGCGAGATAATAAATTTAAGCCAGCtgtatctgtttttctgttaGTGTGTTCTCAactgcagaaaacagaaaatctgactCAGTTGGCTTAAATTACCTTGTTGAGAGCATTCTAAGTGATAAAACATTATAGGTCATATTTTGAGGTCTCTGAGCTTCTTCCTTGATCCCTGCCTCTAGGTATTCCCCCCTTCCAATTAGTTGATCCTTCACACCATCATTGGAATGACTTTGCAGAATTCAAATCTGATCATACTGCAACTCTGGTTAAATCTTTCAAAGGCTATTTTTGGCTTTCTTGGTGTGGCAAACAGACTTTTCTTCACTGGGTCTGGGCTGTTTCTCTGTGGCCACATATCCCATCAGGTCAGACCCCACAGGCACCCTAATGCTAGATACTTCAACTATTGCCATTCCTTAACCATGCTATGTTCTCTCTCACTTATGCTTTACAAATGCTAGTCCCAACTGCATAGAATACCTTCCCCTATCTGATGGGTCACCCCCACCATCCCCCAGGCTCCCAAGGTTGTTAGATGTTCTTCTTCAGTGTCCTGACACCCAGACTGGAACCCCTATTAAAGCACATCTGACTGTTTTTGTGCTGTATTTGTCAGATTGTCTCCTACATATGATTATAAGGTCTTTGAGGGAAAATGTGTCTTATTCATTTTAGCATCTCCAATGCCTCATACATTGCTTGGCACAAAATAAGCTAGTAAAGATGcttattaatgaataaaaataatgctatAACCCAGATTTAGGTTCATGAAGACAattgtgttcttttctctttaggTGGCTTATTCTTGGTATACTGCATGCCATACCTTCCTCAGCAGGGTAGGGAGgatgaaagaggaaggaaaacatcTAACTATATAACATTTTTGGACAAGATTTTGGAGGAAGGTAAGCCAAGTTTAATGAAGGTTTCTTTTTGTAaatcttttttctattctatcTATGCCTGATTCATATgatgaattaatgaacaaatgtgTGTTGTGTGCCTACTATGTATCAAACATTGTTTAAGAGTTTGGGATtcatcaatgaacaaaacaaggAAGTCCTCAGAGAGCAGTGGCTTCACAAGTGAACTTTACCAGTCATTTCTCCTTTCTGGATCTTAGTTCTGCGTTTGTGCATGAACAGGAAAGACTGTAATGGAAAGCCTGCAGATTCTCAGATGAAACATTGGTAAACAGATGGATATTTGTTCCCAAGAGCTGCCACTTCTCTCTAGAGCCAAGGACAGTTAGGAGGAGGAGGTCACTGACTAAATCTGCTCCTTGACCTTGTTCTCAGCAATCCACACCAATAGGCATTGCCTTTGTTTGTAAAAAAGAGAGTTTTATATATCCATGCAGCATTGGGAGGTTGTAGCTTTCTTCCTAGATGCGAATATCCCTAAGGCTCCACCTGGGACAGTGAGCCTCACCCCTGTGCACCACTCAGGTGCTTCCCTTCTCTAGTCTGCTGGCGATTCTGCTCAGAGGCTCCACCTGTGCAAAGCGTCACAGCTGTAGAGGCTGCTCTGGGCACAGGAACAATTTCCTACAGAAACGGGGCATATTTGAAAGGTTGGAAGGCAAGCTTTTATGTCTCCCTCCTACAATCCCGGCTTCTCCTGAAGTGGAAGCTAGACCAGAAATAAAGGCCACACTGATTTTCTTCTGACAAAACACAttaccatgttaaaaaaaaagtcctaactGCTCTGtgggaaatgtttttattttacaaatactctgtggctctgaagtGACAGCAAGATTACATTTCTGACAGTATCACTGGTACAATTTCCAGGCTCCTCAGGGCAATGTGAGGATATTCCTCCAGGAAAGAGAGGCACATTCTCTGGTCCCCAAGCTACAGTTAAACACGACCCgaaacaaggaaaaacaaatgataaCACAGCAAGTAATGAAAGCTTGGCAATTTAACTAAAGCAAATGGTCTTATCCAGAACGCTATGGGAgtgaaaaagaactacaaaaataactCTAACTTTGCTTTTACAAACAAATGGCTCACTCTCTGTCTCCAGATGGGGAAATGTGAGaactgaaaaggagaaaagaacctgaaagagtgtagaaaaatgtaaacattagaAAGAAATGTAATAGGGGAGTGGAGGATGGGGACAGCTTCAGTGTAACGCTCTTGGAGACGGTCCTGACGGTTGTGATCTAGATAGAGACCGGCCGGCCTCGTGTTCCGTGGAGGCGGTGCCACAGCGACAGATGACCTGACTCTGGCCAACGAACACCTAGAAGACGCTTTCGCAGGAGCAGGGCAGCGACCGGGGACGCGGCGGGGGTGGGCGCAAGTAACCCTCCTCCGGCTGATCCCGCCGAGCGTGGTGATAATGTGGGTGGGGCCAGCGGTGGCGGTGGAGCGCCTGGTGGCCCCGGGCGCCCTCGTCGTCCTCCGCGACTCCCTCCCGCGGGCAGCACACTGCACCCAGGCGCCTCCGCCAGCACCGCCAGAGCTGACAGTCGCCCGCCTGGAAGAACAGGTAGACGAAGGGATTGAGAGCGCTGTTGGCCACCCCCAGGAGGCGCAGGGCCACCGCTAGGTCCTCGGCCTCCCAGTCTCCCATTAGCCCAGACGACCACGTGGCCGCCAGCCGGGCAGCGAAGTAGGGCAGCTTGCACCCCACGAACAGCAGCGCCAGCACCAGGCTCATCTTCAGGCTCTGGACCTTGGCGCGGGGCAGCGCGTTGGGCGCGGGGGCTTGGCCGGGACTGGCCGACCTGGGCGCCGCGGCCGATGGGGCCTGGGGCGGGCGCTGCCGCCAGGCGCAGAGCAGGCGGCTGCCAGCGATGCCCATGACCGCGACCGGCGCCACGAAGCCCGCGACGGCCTCATAGAGCGCGTAGACCATCAGGTGCCAGCGCGGTAGCGGCGCGAAGATGTCGCGGCAGCGACGCTCCCCGGGCCAGGCGCGAGCGGCCGGGGGCGCGGCGGGCGGCTGCGAGGGGGCGCCCCCGCGCACCACGAAGGCCGGGGGCAGCGCCAGCAGCAGCGCCAGCAGCCAGCCCAGGGCGGCGAGGGCGCGCGCGGGCAGCGGCGGGCCCTGTGGACGGCGCACGGCGCGCTGGCGTTCGAGGGCAATGATCGCCACGAGGTGGGCCGACGCGCTGTGGCCGGATGCCCGTAGCAGATGCACGAAGCGGCACGCCAGGTCGCCCGCGGCCCGGCGCGGCTCGCTCAGCAGCTCCCAGGCCAGCTGCGACAGCGCGGTGCCCCCGCACGCATACAGGTCGGCCAGGGCCAGCTGCACCAGCAGGAAGTCCATCTTGCGACGCTTGGGCCCTGCCCAGGGCCCGCCGCCCCCGCACAGGCGGCACAGCACCGTAGCGTTGCCGGCCACCGTCACCACCAGGATGACCCCCAGGAAGACCAGGCGGACGCGGCGGCTGGGCGGCCcggacggcggcggcggcggccccggGACTGGGGCTCCCTGTCCGGAAGTCAGGTTGAGACCCCAGCCCAGCGAGATGGGTACGGAGAGGTTGGGCGCCGGCGCCGGAGTTGAGGGGCTGAAGGGATCCTCCATCCCTagcctggaggaagaggaggtaCCGAACAGGGCAGGCAGGGCGCGGGAAACCAAGGTGGAGGCGAGGCTCCGCTGGGCGCGATGCCGGGTCTTAACGAGTTCCCAAAGTTAGTTGAAAACGCACACGCACAGAGAGGGAGATAGATGCAGGTAGCTTTGCGCTTAGTTGTTTTTATAGGTTGTCCTCGTCATTTGTCACtcaaatgggggggggggtgtacgCTCGAGGAACACACATGATTCCTCTTCTCCACCTTCCTCTCCGCGTCTCCCCTCCCAATCCGGGTAGATCCCCTTCCAGTCTCTGCCGCAGCCCCGGTGCAGCCCTCGCGGGAGCCGCGAACCTCTGGGCTCTAGAAACCTCTCCCGTTGGGTGTTTACATATAGCACAGCCAGACAGAAGGTCGCTTTGCCTGGCCAACGTTAACCCGGGACCAGCACACTGGAGAGGAAAGTCCTGACTGAGACTATACCCCTCAAAATGGTTTCAGAttgacagtaagaaaaaaaaaaaaaggcactagttttgattaaaatacagaagagaaagaTTTGAAATGCCATGGTTCTGCACTAGCTTGAGAAAAACAGGAACCCAAGAAACCTCACAGTGTTTTGAGCAAAGAGGAGCCCAACAGATAAATCTTCCTCTGGCCAACAAGAGTATTGTACTCGGAGAGAACTAAAGTCAAAGGTGTTGCTTGGCAATTAGGAGCAGCAGTGGTTTGCAGATTGTTTCAAATACTCCTCATTACTAGAAACAGCAGGTCAGAGCTGCTCTCCGTGATGTAAAATTCATTTCATTAGTCTGAAGAGGGCATTAATAGGTTTTATGCAAATGGATAGTACATTTATTGCTTTTCTCCTAATACTTTCACTCAGTGACAGATGTATCATCGAGGCTCTTCATTCTCTTGATTCTGTTTTTTAGCAGATGGGAGGTTGCTAGGAGGGACTACGCCTCCAATAAGCCTGGAGAAAAGGTGACTAAGAAGATGATAAGGCggccaagttttaaaaaagaaatccaactcACAGGAAATGGTTTAGATTAAATGCAATCTCTTTTATTTTAGCCCTACCTCCTCAGAAACAGATTTTAGTTTTCCTGTTGGAAGCATCAGTTTGGTTTTTTATGCACCCTCCACATTAATTATGGTGAAAGTACAGCCTATGCTTCCTGGTCTGGGTGTCTGTTGGGGTTCACATTCCCaggctgaggaaatatttgacaCTTTAAGATGTCCGGGATAGGAGGGTTTGGTGGGTGCAGTGGACAGGCCTGCCAGGTGGAGTGGGAATCTCATTTCTCAAGCTGTTGCTCTTTGTGGCCAGAGaactttgtcatttttattatatccccagtgcctatCACTGGACCTGACCCATGGTAGGTATCAGTAAATATGTTTTGAGTTGATGAATTAATGGATATATGATGCATTTCAGATAATTTTGAGCAAATGTTTCTACCTTGATTATAAATCCATCAACCTAAGAAAAAAATGCCTGTTATACCTGTGCCAGTATCATCCAGAAGAGCTCAAGGAAGCTCTGGGGAGATGTAGGAATAGCCATTCTTGGTGGAACATTTAAGAGGTAGAGTGATAGCCTTGGGAAATCAAACtcctggtttaatttttttttaaatttatcttatttattatttttggctgtgttgggtctttgttgctgcacgcgggctttctctagttgtggcgagcgggggctactcttcgtcgcaggCTTCtcgctgcagtggcttctcttgttgcggagcaccggctctaggcgcgtgggcttcagtagttgtggcacgtgggctcagtagttgtggctcgtgggctccagagcgcaggctcagtagttgtggcacaggggcttagttgctccgcagcatgtgggatcttcccgaaccagggcttgaacccgtgtcccctgcattggcaggcggattcttaactactgcaccacctgggaagtccctatgtgtgtttttctttgtattctgctTGGGCTTCTCTAAACGTTTAGGTTGGTGATTTGTTGTCTtccattaattttggaaaattctcagcaattgtcttttcagatatttcttcTGACATTTTGCCTCTATTCTGTTATTTCAATTGCATATATATTATACCTTTTCatattgtcccacagttcttggatgctctgctcttttttctctacctttcactttttctttttttctttctttttttccctatccCATCTCTCCTCAGAGGAAGCTGTTACCCTTTgaaattcagtattttatcttgaaaaattttGCTTGGCCTATAttcaagttcactaattctttttctctcaagttcactaattttttgtgtgtatctagtCTGCTGATAAGCCATTTGAAGGACTTCTTCATCCACAATAGCATGTTGTTTCTAGTGAatcagttttattccttttttaaaaaatagtttccatctctctgctgaaATTCCCACTCTGTTCGTGCATGTTAACCACATTTCCCCCTAGGTCCTTCAATAGATTAATCATAGTATTTTCAAGTCACTTTCTCATGGTTTCAGCTTCTGGGCCATCTCTCAGTCTGGTTCTGTTTACTGCCTTCTTTCTTCAAAATGGgtcttttcttgcttctttgccaTGTAAGTTTGACCAAATGCCAGACATAATATGTAAGCGAAAAACAGTGACTGATGTAAATAGTATTCACTCCTGAAAATGGGCATGCTTCTTCATCTCAGGCTAGTAGGGTGGAGGGGTTGACTAAATGTAGGCAGTAGTTGAGCTAGGCTTGGGTTCTGATGTTGGTATAGTTATCATTATTCTCCTGCAGACTTCAGATTCCTGCAGTACTGCTGCTGTCTTGCTTTAGTGAGAGGCTTGGAACACTGGAGGGTTTTTCTCAGTCTTCCTGCTCCACCCCTAGCTTTCGGCACACCTGGCCATAGGGAGTGCGGTGGGTGGTTTCTTTCTCCATGCTTCTTATCTTTCTCCCAGAAGTAGTGTGCTGTTGTTCATGGTGGGGgcaggctgattttttttttttttttaaagaaactcacTTAACTCCAGCTTCAGTCTTATGTAGGCCCTGGGGACCTGAGCCTTAAGGGTGGGACTTTATCCACATTTGTCACTTTCCCCTATGGCAGCTGAACTCGGCCTTGTAACTTGCAGGAGAGCAAGTTTCTTGTCTGTACCGCTGTTGCAAGAGATCTCTGCTTTCTCTCAGTGCAGGACTGTGAGCATGACTGGGGTTCTGCCTCTCAGGAGCAGAGAGCTTTTGCTATAATCTACCCCTTCCCGGTGATAGCTGACCTTTTGCTGAGGACTGGGGCTGAGAGGGTTTTCTGCTCCTTCCCCAGTGGCCGATGAGTTTTCGCTTTGTAAGAGAGAAGGTTCTGGGTTTTATGCTTCTGCTACAGAGGCAGCCCCTCCCCATCTGTTCGTCTGTCCCACTGTAGAGGCTCTGTCAGgttccctgccctgctccccatcTTTCTCATGAGTGCTGGTTAAGGTCCATGAGAAAAAGCTCATTACTGGAGGTGGTCTCCCTTGTGTGTGTGGCTCCTAGTTTCTGCTGCTTTTTTCACACACATTTGGCTTTTATGAATTTGTCAAAAtatcagttgttttcttttcttttttttttgtgctacgcgggcctctcactgttgtggcctctcccgttgcggagcacaggctccagacatgcaggctcggcggccatggctcacgggcccagccgctccgcggcatgtgggatcttcccggaccggggcacgaacccatgtcccctgcatcggcaggcggactctcaaccactgcgccaccagggaagccctcagttgtTTTCTTACCTCCTCTTTTGGCTTCTAGTCTTTCTTCCCATGTACTGCCAAAGGTGGGACAGTTTGGGTGTCTCAGCTGTCCTCAGAAGGGCTTGCCACCCTTTTCAATTCAGTTCACCTGTCCTATGAGAGGctcaaaaaagttttaattttgtagattatctagcttttttcttttccttttgatttcttttcctgtgggAGCAATAATCCCTATCCTATGTGGAAGCAGAGCTCTCAAGACACTAAGGATACCAATCCTTTACCATCAATATTACAacatttatgattattttgttttctaatttcttgaacagtttattttttattcccctTAATAATAAAAAGCTTAAGGCTGAGTATAGCTTTGGTTGTGCCATATGTTCTTCtaagttttctcattttcattatttaaaaaatagcctATACCTTTAATTTTTTGACCCAAGAATTTAAGATTCTGCTTTGTAACTTTAAGAGAAGAAAGGGGGCTAAAAATCTTATCTGAGAGTTTAATATACATAATTGTAAACATCACACACAGATACCTAGAATATCTGACCAGTGTAGAAGGGATCTAGATCTTTTGTTTTCCACATTGAGCTTCTTTCACCTAATTTGTGTTGAGATCTCTCTTTTTTGCTCATGGCCCCTCATCACCAAGTTCTAGTTTGATTCAGTGATTTACAATATGCTTTAATAGCCAGTAAGAATTGTCCCACCTCAATATtcattttccataattttattagttatttcaGACATTCAATGTTTTTTGAAAACTTTCAGATCATTtagaccaattaaaaaaaaaacaaacccttacTGGGACTAAGATCAGGATTGCATGAAATGTATGCATTAATTCTGGAGAAGTGGCATTTTAATATTAGAGCCTCCTATCCCAGAACATGCTGTCATTccatgtttatattttgtttgtaaacttaatagaattttataatttttttcatctagATTTGTGCTTCTTGTTGAACTTTAAGCTATTTTTATAGAATGTCATACTGTGAGTGGAATATTTTTcctgatttctatttttaattagtgACTATTCTTACAGATAGgtattgatttatgtatatgcaGCCATTTAATAAATTTCATCAATTATAATAGTTTTTACTAGGATCTCCTGGGTTTTATGAAATGGAAAACCACAAACAGTAGAAAGAATACAgaatccacttttttttctttctgcaaagagaaaaatatataaagcttcCAGGTGATGTGGATGCTTCTGGTCCAAGGACCATAGTTTGAATAACAAGGTTCCAGACCCATGGTTCCCACATTTTGccgcacattagaatcacctggggagttttaaaaCCTCTCAATGCTTGCAGGTGGGAGCTAGGCATAATAGTTTTTAAACATCCTCAGGTGATTCCAATTTGCAGCAAGTTTTGAACCATTGCTCTAGACTAGCAGTTACCAGTCTATGGCCCCAGGTCAAATCCTGTGTTTTTGTAAACAAAGCATCATTGGAGTATGACCCCTCTCATTTGTTCACATAGTGTCTGCTGCTGCTTTCTTGCTACTACGGCAGGATTGAGCAGTTGTGAAAGAGACCAtatggctcacaaagcctaaaatatttagtatctggctttttcatagaaaaagaaaaaacagagggaTAGAGTCCCTTTATCAATTCTCCTGTGCAGGATTTTCTAGAATTCACTGTTTCTAGAAAGCTCTGTTTTATGAGAAGCCTACTCCCTTTCACCCCCTGCCCTGCCATGGACAAATGTGTTGGTTTTCCAATACAACGTGATATCTGAGAAACTCGAATTCCTCGcatattaattcaataaatatttactgagcttctactatgtgtcaggccctTGGGATACTTTAGGAAACAAAAAGGACAAAAGGCCATTCCTGTATGGAGCTTCCATCCTAGTGGGTAGTAGGGGTGGGAGACAGTATCAACAAATTAAGTATGTAAAACATACACTAAGTTGGACGGTAATGATttataaccagaaaaataaagcagtgaaGCCCTTGTGATTAGGTAACATTTGAGCAATGACCGGAAGGAGATAACAAAGAGAGCCATGTGTAAATCTGAGGGAAGAACCGCATTCCAGGCCAAGAGTTGATAAGCACAAAGGTCTTGAGGTGGTGCTTGCCTAGTGTGCCTGGGAAAGGAtagggaggccagtgtggctggagcagagtgaaccCAGTAGAG of Delphinus delphis chromosome 3, mDelDel1.2, whole genome shotgun sequence contains these proteins:
- the GPR150 gene encoding probable G-protein coupled receptor 150; this translates as MEDPFSPSTPAPAPNLSVPISLGWGLNLTSGQGAPVPGPPPPPSGPPSRRVRLVFLGVILVVTVAGNATVLCRLCGGGGPWAGPKRRKMDFLLVQLALADLYACGGTALSQLAWELLSEPRRAAGDLACRFVHLLRASGHSASAHLVAIIALERQRAVRRPQGPPLPARALAALGWLLALLLALPPAFVVRGGAPSQPPAAPPAARAWPGERRCRDIFAPLPRWHLMVYALYEAVAGFVAPVAVMGIAGSRLLCAWRQRPPQAPSAAAPRSASPGQAPAPNALPRAKVQSLKMSLVLALLFVGCKLPYFAARLAATWSSGLMGDWEAEDLAVALRLLGVANSALNPFVYLFFQAGDCQLWRCWRRRLGAVCCPREGVAEDDEGARGHQALHRHRWPHPHYHHARRDQPEEGYLRPPPPRPRSLPCSCESVF